Part of the Henckelia pumila isolate YLH828 chromosome 2, ASM3356847v2, whole genome shotgun sequence genome is shown below.
tataagctctaagagcttataagttattttgggagcttataagttgtcaagtcttattttaaaaataagttgttaaagtgtttgaatgaacttattttaaataacttaaagatgctgatatgtttgatattataatatctttttattgttgaaattaccaaaaagggtaacatactataaaaataatttaaatagtaACACAcatttaaaaatagttttaaatttattataaatattaaacatatattaaaaaataaaactatttttaattttaatttagaaaaaaatttgataaattatgtaTAAAAAATGGACAGAGGGCGTTgtgagaatttaataaaatatataaggataatatggtaaataaaatatcaaaataagatctttttgaaaaaaaagtaCATTCccccttaattttttaaaacaacttataagctgtcaaacaacttattttgacagcttttAAGCTGCTTGATAAAAAAATTGTCAAACAAACTTAAAGAGCTTATCTCCCAAACACCTTCTAAAtatacaaaattttataaaatcaatgattgaaatatgatatttttattataataaaacacatcaaacttaaaaaatttaactataatattatatataaacacattaaattaaatattataaattcctTATACAAAACATTCAAAATttacaataatttttatattacaAGTAATATGattgtttaaaaattcaaaaatttaataaaatattttattatgtaGGTCTCCTACAAGACTAATTCACACATATACCTGTGAGCAAGGCGGAGCTATGTTcgaaattttttatatgtaaattttgactaattttggaatAATTTGATATTAGTTCGGGTAAttcaattcaaaaaattaaagaattgGAGGGCTTGAAATTCTAGCCCGGGTAGAATGATAATCCTGGCTCCGCCATTGCCTATGAGATCAGTAGATTCAACtcatattttttgaaataaaagataatatttttttgagtcAGTTCAAATAAGATATTCGTCTCACAACATTAATATTGACATATGAGACCATCTTGTaggagttttatttttattagaaATATAACAAATATTAGAATATAATAGTTATAGATATGGGGCATCGTAATGCacaaatttattatataattataatttgagAATATATGAGTATTTTTGGTTAATCTGAAAACATATCATGATGTATAAGTTAATCAATCTTAACTCAACTTTAAAAATgatataaatcataaatttttcTTAAAGATATAGATAAAGATAAACAAATACTAGAAATTTATTTGTAGATAAGTTACAAATTTACTActatatgttttaattttttttattgaataaaaacCGATTTTTTTCCCAATGCATAGGGACATATTTTGTGTTTAAAAAATAtgacatcaagaaaacaaaaataattaccCTAAAATTCTAATATTCACAATATAGCAAGCAAGAgtgtatatatatttgtgtgcaCGCACGACAAAATAGTTCACCATCATCCCCAATTTCCAAGCAATTTCCTTGCCTACTAAAAAACAAATATTATTCCGACAGTCCTCATGTACTATGATATCAACACATGACCAAAGTTCAAATTGTACGGCAATAAAATAAGTGAGAAGTCATTTACTCACTCAAATATTACTCCTTGCCTATTCATGACCTGTTTTTCACATTTGGTCATTTTATCcactaatttatatatatacatttttgtcaatattagttatttttcatcACAAGTATATACTTGACGTGACATCGAATATTACTGATGATATGTatcgatagatattgttgacaTGTTCGATGTTGCGTTAGTactaataaaataaactaattttcttgaaaatataaTAAACTAAGATCATGAATTGATCgataataaaaccaaaaataaaaaaagcatacaaattataaaactaaaaatataattttctcaACTATATAAAACAAAAAGTTAATTAGATATATAAACTCAAAAACATCATATAATATTACTTCATCCGTCCCATatatgttgtcttgttttagttttcacacgaattaaaaaaaatttattgggaaagtaaattttatataaacttcatattttatccctatttaatgtattaaaaaatgattgcacaattttcaaggtgtagttaatagggatATATTAataaagaagtgtaaaaaaatattactaaatatggtgtatgactatatatttgggacaaacaaaaaaaaacgtgGACAATATAATTGGAAACTGAGGGAGTATATTTTATGTATCTATGtacattaattaaattattaattagaaATGTAGCAATAATTAACCGAGCATGTAATATgctgcatgtatatatatagacatGGCTTCAATATATGAGTGACGCATGCAGATCATCCATGGCTTCGAGTTTGGGACAGTACTTTCTCCACATTTTCACCCTCCTAAATCTCTCTTCTTCATCTTCTCCGATCTCACGAGGCGCAAACCCACCAGCTCCGGCGCCCACAGTGTACGAAATCCTCCTCCAACACGGCCTTCCCGGCGGGCTCTTGCCGGATTCCGTCACGAGTTACTCGCTCGCTGCGGACGGGAGATTTGAAGTGAGTCTGCGGAAACCCTGTTACGTGCAGTTCGAATACTTGGTTTATTACGAGGAAAGCATTACTGGGAAGCTCAATCTTGGTTCTATAAGTGATTTGAATGGGATTCAGGTGCAAAGGTTCCTCTTCTTCTGGTTCGACATCGACGAGATAAGAGTCGATCTTCCGCCTTCTGATAGCATATATTTCAGTGTTGGTTTCTTCACCAAGACGCTTCATGTGGATCAGTTCTTGACTGTTCGTTCTTGCAAAGACGACGCCGCGGCCCTGGCTTGGTCGCCGCGACGTATTCAGGTACATTATATCcatgaaaaatattgtttttatgcTATAATACTACTTTTTATAAATATGGGCAGAGACCCGTCTCATAGATAAAGATCCGTTAGAACAGACctaatcttaaaatattatgtgattttttttctcCATTTGGTCTATGTGGTTTATAACAACAATTAAGAAGTGCATGCTCCTAGGCATTAATAGTTGTTAACTCAAAACAGTAGCAAAAGATATTCAATATGATCAGCAGTTTCAGAATTGCTCCTAAAACTATTAATAGAAATAATTTATAGGGAGTGTATGTACTATGTACAAACTTAGCTAAAACTACTCAATAAGAACGATTTCAAACCCGTTCTTAAAGGTAGGACACAATAGAAACAGTTTAGTTCAAATCTGTTTGGTTCAATTTTCAATAGCGATTATTTAGAAATCAgtcttaaaaaaatcaattctataaacaatatatatacacacatatatatatatatatatatatatatataaatataaattgctCGTATTAATGTCTATTTTAACATTTCGTTTGCTGATGGCTTGCAGCTCATGACGGGTCGGATGGGCAATCTCCCGATGCTTTTTAATTGATATGCCGATGCATTTTGTTCCTTGATTATCGAGCGTCTAATTATGGGAATTTACTTATTATTCTAATATATCCATGTTAGAGATGTATATTTTAATAATGGTCTtctttatttaataatatagcCTTTTATCCATACTTTTTTTCCCAAATAATTGAAATGATTTATCCCAGGGAAAATGTaaatttggtcctgtatgtttgtcactttgtgattttggtcatctatgttttcatacttcagttttagtcttgcatgttttgatttttggcaatttcgttCATTTTTAgtcgaaaatgctgacgtgtCACTATatacgtcagctccacatcagcatttaattggtgccacatcagcgccacgtcgaaaaaggactaaaattgccaaaaaataaagatagcggactaaaactgaaatctaaaaatataaaagactgaaatcacaaaatgataaacatacaggaccaaaaaaataatttatcccATTACGTTttgtttgcttttttttttaaaaaaataaaattaaaaatgacatttttttcaaaatatattaaaaaattgctATGTTTTTATGGCAATCCCCAACTTAAGTTTATcaagaaataaatcaaaatttaaaatatttatgataAGAACAATCATAAATTTGAGAAAAATTTAATGAAGATAagactaattttaaaaatatgaaaaataacaatatcaataaattaagtacaataataaaagttaaaattgtAAAAAAGAAGTACAATAATAAAAGTTATAATATTAGCGAAATTAGAATTGAACAAATTTCTagtaaaacaaattaaaaataaccaaaatttattttaaaaaataaataaatcggtCTACTCAATttggtttgaattatttttatataaaaaaatagaataaacatattttttttgaatgaaattcaattttttttaataaaatagtcGACAATTAAGCAGATTGTACCACATGTCTTTGTcatattttcaaatataataCAGTTCGTACGGGGCAATGCAGCTAGATATGAGAATAACGTCTTATtcgctttgtttttttttattcaacaaCATATATCAATCTTAAATGAAAGTATGAACGAAGTTCGAAGATAATAATTGATCTGGTCTGGATATTGTCCGAGCTAGTTCGGTAGCTTGAATTGGACTGGCAGTGAAGATCGATCTGTAAGGACAAAACTAGTTCATTTTTAGCTAAAACTTGGTCCAGTAAAATTACTAATCTGATAAGAGATTCCTTATCATTTTAGTTTTGTTAGTAAGACCGATTATGATATAGATTGAATGTGTTCTTGGCTTTACACAACGTTTTGATTATGGATTGCTGTGAACAGGTACTGTGTAGTTGATTCGATCTCTAATTTAGAGATTGAGTTCATAAACAGTATCTATATTAGAGACTGATTCCCTAAAACATTCTCTAAATTAGAGACTGATACCATAAAATCGATCTCTAATTTAATGACCCATTATTATTCGGTTTCTAAATTAGAgaccacatcagaaatatcggTCTTTATTTTAGAGACCGAAATTGTAACCTCAGTCGCTAATTTAGAGACCGGTTCATGTTTTAAGTCTCTCACGATTAGCGACCAAGGTTATTGATACCGATCAAATGGGTGATCTCCTTGTGAAGCTCCAGTGCATCAAGTTGCCGATGTTGTGATATTTGATCTAGTTGGCTAGGTGGGCTAAGAGGGACACCATATCTTAATGGGTAATATTGTATATGGATGTTAAACCTGGACCCGTGTGAAATCCGCCCCGAACTCGCTCCGTTTCCATCCCTAATGTTGTCTCTGAAAAGGACATATCCAACGGTAGAGCAAAGATAAAACTGATCTCGAAGAGATATGAGACAACACCAACAGTAAGACACGCCCCTCCCTAGACTCATGGGCACAAAAACCCGATCCATCTGCGCTgccataattataaaaaaataaagttgtGTTTTGCTAACAACTATAGTTTTTTACCTAGTGGTAAGAGCTTGATCATAACACATTTTATGCAATTAAAATGTTAAACATGATGAAggaaattgtaacgccccgaaaatTTAGTAACGAATTAATtgtcaattaaaataattattgagtggataaaataattattactgtcAAATGAGTTATAGTGTGTATTCATAAAATACACTTgacaattagtcaatgagtttgactatttttgGATATTTGGAATATTGACATTtggaaataattattgagatattgaaataaaaataattatttatgccagataatttaatttagaaaagTATTTGACTAAGTTGACTGGTCATAGTCTAAGTTtgactcaataattaatttgagaaattatgagTCCAActgactggtcaaagtcaataatttcagaaatttaaatttatagatgttgggtgtataccgaaaaaaaaaaatcagattagAGACTAATTTTACCAGTTGACTATCAAATAAATTGATCCGGGTCAGGAAATTATCGAGTTTCTATAAATAGCAAAACACACACTGAAACACCATAAAGAAAACACAGATTCGGATTTTTCCCCATTTTCAAGGGATTTTTTCGACTTGTACTATATCAGGTCGCAAAGATCGAATCGCCGGCCGTTCATCGGTTCTTCGATCGATGATCGGATCGGTCACTTTGTAGCCAACATCAAGACGAAGCTATTTGTGTACCGAAATCGACAATCAGACGGTTTGATCGTTGGGAAATTAAGTTAGAACAGACGGGTTCTGCACAGAATTCGGTTTCACTGTAGCAGTCcacgttttttatttttcaggcCAATTACCGGAGCTccgatcaaagatccaaacGGTCAGATTGTAGGCAAGATCAAGACGGTATAAAGAAATTGAAAACCCAACGGTTGGATCGCCAGGAAATCGACAAAGAACAAACGAGTTTGGCAAAGGTACTATTCATCGTCTTCTTCGCCGAGATTATGATTCGAGCTTGTTTTTGTTAGTTTTTGAATTGCTAAATGATAGTAGGTGATGTGTAGAATATTTTCCGAgcttattttagtatttttggTGAAGAAATCGAGTTAATCGGAGCTGTTAAAGTTCGCCGGAACCGGACTGAAATTTTAAGATCCCGGCCGCGTCGGAGCTTCGTTCCGGTCGTGGCTTAGATGGTTGGAATCGTCTGGTCGAGCTCTAAAAATCtggaaaatttcataatttttggacaaAGTTTCGCCGTCACCGTCGCGTCGCCGTCGTCTTCTCCGGCGAGCCACCGGATTTTGAcatgttaaccattttttatcatctcaacgtgatagatccaaatatccaagtttttaGTCGAGATTCAAAGCCGGAAGCGGTGAGAACTCAATAAAGTTTGCGAAattttttggtcaaagtttgaccatagTTGACtaaggttgacttttgaccattatgtgatttttcgcagatcagAAGCTAATTTAGGATATTAAGAGGCATAAATCAACAGTTAGGGATTTGAGCTTTCCAGAATTGAAAGGTTATGAGATTCCCGAGTCACGATCTACGAAATCGGTTAAGTTTTCGTGCGTTAGAAACGCCAAGACATGTTTCTATCCATTCTTtctcaccatttaaatcatatgtacAAGGTTTTATGCATTAAAGGTATATTGGAGTGCATGTTATGTGGTTTAGAACAAACTGATGAAAGCATGCATATGACTTAAGTTATGATGTATTTCTGCCATGTACTCGTTCAAGCCTGCTGATCCATGGGTTTGAGTTTGAGTTAGGGTCCTTATTGGTCGGGTTATTTTTATTCCGGGTTCGAGTAATTTAATGAGTGTTTAAGTGATTAACTATTGGATCATGGGCTTGGTTAGCTTTAATGTATAATTTTGCTAAGTTATGATTCGGGCCAGATTAAGAGTTAATGGGctagattaagttattaatgaGCTAGCTTAAGTTGatgaatcaatttttaaattaatgagTCAGTTTAAATTGATAACGGGCCATTCTAGCAATTTATGGGCTTAAGTTAAGGgagtcagcagctcgaacaagtctatGAAAataaatagtccgtaaatatatatttaattcgtgcatgtatttttttagatatatatatatatatatatatatatgtatgaattttatgaaaaataattaaatatatatttgcgggcaaattttcatgaaataaagaaataatgataaatttatgtacatgcatacatgaaatatttttatgatgtgtttatgattgagattttgagcatgaaaaatatttttatggaaattgaagtgatgtggcgaCACAGAagtggtttaccaccggcacagaggtagttttactatcggcatagaggtggttttaccactgacacataattagtttactaccggcatagatgtgattattcaccgccacgtacgttggttcttttagactgatcagtcggcacagttattagtcacattcatggatatgaccatactcagtttttatgattatgacatgctcagtTATGCTATGTATGATTAATTATGATGTATGTATGACTGATGATGACATAtttttatgatgcattattttaagatcatgcacgtatatgatatattcacgatattttatacgatatgtgcttgcatgtggtttcatatttttttattactggATAGAgcatgctgagcctctaggttCACTAGATTTAGATGGTGCAGGTGATTATGAgtacgatgatgatgatgaggtcCCTACTGGCAATgaaggcgtatgagtatccagtgcAGCTAGTACACCCGTGACCGATGCTCAGTTTATGTTCAGtggtttttgagatttaaagcaGTTATTTCCGCTcatgtttttaatattttctcttttcacagtttattggttttgaaatattttgcgTATGCATGGATTTATgagaatatattatttaagtttttatgttacgAATCTTGCATgcaaggattttttttttttaaaaaaattagtagcAGTTTCGGGTCATTatagttggtatcagagcatggtccttggagggtgactagcctgctacgtggagctcagaagccaaactgccagtctgtaagatttaaatGCTTTAAGTTATGTTTTACGTATGAGATACATGAGTTATGTTTTAACTGAAATATGTTGTAAGGACTTTAAGTTAAGATAATTAGTTATATATAGCGGTTGCGTGTGGAGTTTATGGACATTGCAGTGTGCCTTTGAAACGTGTTTTACTTGAAGGATGTCAGGATGACTGCGAGAATGATAGATCAGAGAAAACTATAATCTAGAATGAGAATTAACCACTTGGGATTGTTATTTTATATTGCATATGCAATATAAAAATTTgagattgaatttttatttgccTATAAGTTTGATAGTTTTCGAGAATAATTTCTTTGGTGAATGCTTGGTCTAAGTTGCGTTGATCTCAAGATTTGTACATAAAGTTCATTATggatataaatatttaggacaTGATATTTAGGATTTATAAGGTATTATATGAGTACTATAATTTTAGTAAGTGGCGAACCAAATTTG
Proteins encoded:
- the LOC140885260 gene encoding uncharacterized protein; translated protein: MASSLGQYFLHIFTLLNLSSSSSPISRGANPPAPAPTVYEILLQHGLPGGLLPDSVTSYSLAADGRFEVSLRKPCYVQFEYLVYYEESITGKLNLGSISDLNGIQVQRFLFFWFDIDEIRVDLPPSDSIYFSVGFFTKTLHVDQFLTVRSCKDDAAALAWSPRRIQLMTGRMGNLPMLFN